A window of the Phaseolus vulgaris cultivar G19833 chromosome 5, P. vulgaris v2.0, whole genome shotgun sequence genome harbors these coding sequences:
- the LOC137835489 gene encoding pentatricopeptide repeat-containing protein At1g11900 produces the protein MNANVEISFQLRRMLGGATARGFSRIKLPLFRFRFNLFFPLSTIIRFPVYSTEASPDIKEVLKEFLATVKNTPASSGNANCTYTDKMLQILNDKNIVVSLDAYNLILEEVSHDIDLSCQVFKTLLLSCKSPSATSCLKFAQAFTKENDCVQLLRFLEEISELMSSSTSSSFINKIIFAFAKCGQKDKSLVIFDHLRRQSYGIDLVTYNIVLNILGHMGRVDEMLDVFASIKDTGLIPDTVSYNTLMNCLRKVGRFDMCFVYYKEMTENGIEPDLLTYTALIEIFGRSGNVEDSLKCFREMKLKGILPSIYIYRSLIQNLNKTGKVELATELLEELSSSSTCLAGPEDFKKKTRQRNSLKV, from the exons ATGAACGCAAACGTGGAAATCTCATTTCAGCTGCGAAGGATGTTAGGAGGAGCAACAGCAAGAGGCTTTTCACGGATTAAACTTCCTCTGTTCCGCTTTCGCTTCAATCTCTTCTTTCCTCTTTCAACAATCATTCG TTTTCCAGTTTATTCAACCGAGGCATCTCCTGACATAAAGGAAGTCCTGAAAGAATTTCTTGCCACAGTTAAAAATACACCAGCATCCAGTGGGAATGCCAACTGCACATATACTGATAAAATGCTACAAATTTTAAACGATAAAAACATTGTTGTTTCCCTTGATGCCTATAATCTCATATTAGAGGAGGTAAGCCATGACATAGACCTTAGTTGTCAAGTTTTCAAGACATTATTGTTGTCCTGTAAATCCCCAAGTGCAACCTCATGCCTTAAGTTTGCCCAGGCTTTCACAAAAGAAAATGATTGTGTGCAGCTACTCAGATTTCTTGAGGAAATATCAGAGTTAATGTCTTCTAGCACATCATCATCCTTCATCAACAAGATCATTTTTGCCTTTGCCAAATGTGGACAAAAAGATAAGTCCTTGGTAATATTTGATCATCTTAGAAGACAGAGCTATGGTATAGATTTGGTCACATATAATATTGTTCTAAATATCTTGGGTCACATGGGCCGTGTGGATGAAATGCTTGATGTGTTTGCATCCATAAAGGATACTGGTCTCATCCCAGATACTGTTTCTTACAATACTCTAATGAACTGCTTGCGGAAGGTTGGAAGATTTGATATGTGCTTTGTGTATTATAAGGAAATGACCGAAAATGGGATTGAACCAGATCTGCTTACGTATACTGCACTAATTGAGATTTTTGGCCGGTCAGGAAATGTCGAGGATTCTTTGAAATGCTTCAGGGAGATGAAACTGAAGGGGATTCTTCCTTCAATTTATATCTATAGATCACTAATCcagaatttaaataaaacaGGGAAGGTTGAGTTGGCAACAGAACTTTTAGAGGAGTTGAGTTCATCATCAACTTGTCTAGCTGGTCCAGAAGATTTCAAGAAGAAAACTAGGCAAAGAAACAGTTTAAAAGTTTAA